A portion of the Magnolia sinica isolate HGM2019 chromosome 17, MsV1, whole genome shotgun sequence genome contains these proteins:
- the LOC131231506 gene encoding increased DNA methylation 2-like → MESLFQAAEAITPVASDASNIRNLMVTTNDQRFLLTFIMGTYFGPDLKAEKPKRSALQRIAEGIPPYSSDQLSGSQMKMVEAERVYYYVLRKADRSVVVKLPSLHQFFRGSLFPPACNSADEHRQFPDLFPPHLHQQSRFRNRYKIIENIVFINNPEISYIKPENVERFKRLTSLEDLLLDRDAARLYGGVGVSVGGLANDVAVQESNGKLPLRRSSRKSRKRRRPNDYLELETEQPLPAVCDVPYRIRPHRNIPRSNAHYQSLASLATKMKVGPVEKVGPAMLFLPSHPTLDEWNGIVSAAKSGIALTGTIAERQAGPLIGLVDIGVCEDAYLFRMSLPGVKKDEREFSCEVETDGRVLIKGVTMTGERLVFKKSQVFEMQTQYLCQSGHFSISFQLPGPVEPQEFSGNFGSDGILEGVVMKERVGRR, encoded by the exons ATGGAGAGCTTGTTTCAGGCTGCAGAGGCTATAACCCCTGTGGCATCAGATGCCTCCAATATACGCAACTTAATGGTGACAACTAATGATCAACGCTTCCTCTTGACTTTCATCATGGGTACCTACTTTGGGCCAGACCTGAAAGCCGAGAAGCCTAAAAGGTCAGCTTTACAGAGAATAGCAGAAGGTATTCCACCATACTCTTCTGACCAATTATCAGGGTCGCAGATGAAAATGGTGGAAGCAGAGCGAGTGTACTATTACGTGCTTAGAAAGGCAGATCGATCTGTGGTAGTGAAGCTACCCTCATTGCACCAGTTCTTTCGAGGAAGTCTCTTTCCTCCCGCATGCAATTCGGCTGATGAGCACCGTCAGTTTCCTGATCTTTTCCCTCCACATTTGCATCAGCAAAGCCGATTCAGGAACAGATACAAAATCATTGAGAACATTGTTTTTATCAACAACCCAGAAATCTCTTACATAAAACCGGAGAATGTTGAGAGGTTTAAGAGGCTAACCAGCCTTGAAGATTTATTGCTTGATAGGGATGCTGCAAGGTTATATGGTGGTGTTGGTGTTAGTGTTGGCGGACTTGCAAATGATGTGGCAGTGCAGGAGTCCAATGGGAAGCTGCCCTTGAGAAGGTCTTCACGGAAGTCTCGCAAAAGACGGCGACCAAATGATTATCTGGAACTGGAAACCGAGCAGCCTCTGCCAGCTGTTTGTGATGTACCTTACCGTATCAGACCACACCGTAATATACCGCGCAGCAATGCACATTACCAGAGCTTAGCATCATTGGCTACTAAAATGAAAGTTGGACCAGTGGAGAAAGTTGGGCCCGCGATGCTCTTTCTTCCTTCACATCCTAccctagatgaatggaatggcATTGTGAGCGCTGCTAAGTCTGGGATTGCTTTAACAGGAACTATTGCTGAGAGGCAAGCTGGGCCATTGATAGGATTGGTTGACATTGGTGTATGTGAGGATGCTTATTTGTTCCGTATGTCCTTGCCAGGCGTGAAAAAGGACGAGA GGGAATTCAGTTGTGAAGTTGAAACTGACGGGCGGGTATTGATAAAGGGAGTGACTATGACAGGTGAGAGATTGGTGTTCAAGAAGTCGCAAGTGTTTGAGATGCAAACGCAGTATCTTTGCCAGTCAGGACATTTCTCCATCTCATTTCAGCTGCCGGGGCCAGTAGAACCTCAAGAATTCTCTGGCAATTTCGGCTCCGATGGGATTCTTGAGGGGGTCGTGATGAAAGAGAGAGTTGGGAGACGGTAA